One genomic window of Oncorhynchus kisutch isolate 150728-3 linkage group LG26, Okis_V2, whole genome shotgun sequence includes the following:
- the LOC109870930 gene encoding serine/threonine-protein kinase LATS2, whose product MRPKTFPAAPYVGNTRQRLQEIKEGLKQPAKLVSQALHGGSSWGEGGRGTESKGKDPGSRQQQLRPPQKFNNYQNALREIRRSLMPFANESGPSGSTHPAGDVNRQMLQELVNAGCDQEMAVRALKQTGSRNIEAALEYISKMGYLDPRNELIVQVIKQTSPGKGGIPNSMDHRPPLEGTSEGAMPPYHQMGAPMYEGAGYGPEGAYMGTPPVMNYMMPPSVAVQGPAIGNPMGRPLSMGAYTPAMAAYPPANPGNPMYTPGTTQNAYPGSMEQAMMGYSVPSQPLQLQPQAPGGPVPGPHYDYGHVRPHMLEPSSYGVQRSASFQNKMPPLAPDNYVNMQGKGVMGQNGGGYPPNMYIPPHPQQSSPTSHQVHMMSRSPGGAAAALGPDFSDLLTPSRASLNLDLYEQHQHHWAGPQGPEGAPPARQPQPQGPFRGEVRVPSRTNSFNNRSVPPNNVRPTLVTPAPGKQDPSLGQPNTITAVTSPPIQQPVKSIRVMRPEPKTAVGPCHPGWLAAQEASEPLAYMPEEAYSLEHAQETRCPPPPYPKTLHMSGAASEAGPLEGPGGAMCGAPDLNTPSRPHGGSGGGKAEESQVKEKTKSGKGEKAVKNKKQIQTSPVPVRKNGRDQEKRESRIKSYSPFAFKFYMEQHVENVMKTHQQKLNRRLQLEQEMSKAGLSEAEQEQMRKMLNQKESNYNRLRRAKMDKAMFIKIKTLGIGAFGEVCLTRKVDTGALYAMKTLRKKDVLNRNQVAHVKAERDILAEADNEWVVRLYYSFQDRDSLYFVMDYIPGGDMMSLLIRMGIFPEPLACFYVAELTLAIESVHKMGFIHRDIKPDNILIDLDGHIKLTDFGLCTGFRWTHNSKYYQKGSHIRQDSMEPSDFWDDVSNCRCGDRLQTLEQRATRQHQRCLAHSLVGTPNYIAPEVLLRKGYTQLCDWWSVGVILFEMLVGQPPFLAPTPTETQIKVINWESTLQVPPQIKLSPEAVDIIGRLCCSPEERLGSNGAGEIKTHPFFDQMDFSSNLRTQPAPYRPKIAHPMDTSNFDPVEEDGGPGAWSDSGDSNRAWETLCTPHGKHPEHAFYEFTFRRFFDDNGCPFRYPKPPETSHSQGPPSSMGPEEEEDEEEEEQGEGCEPVYV is encoded by the exons ATGAGGCCCAAGACGTTCCCCGCTGCTCCGTATGTGGGCAACACGCGCCAGCGCCTCCAGGAGATCAAGGAGGGGCTGAAGCAGCCAGCCAAGCTGGTGAGCCAGGCCCTCCATGGGGGCAGCTCCTGGGGTGAGGGGGGCCGCGGGACCGAAAGCAAGGGCAAAGACCCCGGGAGTCGCCAGCAGCAGCTCCGGCCCCCTCAGAAGTTCAACAACTACCAGAACGCTTTGAGAGAGATCCGCAGGTCCCTCATGCCCTTTGCCAATGAGTCTGGCCCCTCTGGCTCCACCCACCCTGCTGGAGACGTCAACCGACAGATGCTGCAGGAGTTGGTCAATGCTGGCTGTGACCAG GAAATGGCGGTGCGGGCTCTGAAGCAGACGGGCAGCAGAAACATTGAGGCTGCTCTGGAGTACATCAGTAAGATGGGATACCTGGACCCCCGCAATGAACTCATCGTCCAGGTCATCAAACAGACCTCACCAG GCAAAGGGGGCATTCCAAACTCAATGGACCACAGACCACCATTGGAGGGAACAAGTGAGGGCGCCATGCCTCCCTACCACCAGATGGGGGCGCCGATGTATGAGGGTGCTGGTTATGGGCCAGAGGGCGCCTACATGGGCACCCCTCCTGTCATGAACTACATGATGCCCCCCTCGGTCGCGGTACAGGGTCCTGCCATAGGTAACCCCATGGGACGCCCTCTCAGCATGGGAGCCTACACTCCAGCCATGGCAGCCTACCCTCCAGCCAATCCAGGGAACCCCATGTATACCCCAGGCACCACGCAGAATGCCTACCCAGGCAGTATGGAGCAGGCCATGATGGGCTAcagtgtccccagccagcccctGCAGCTCCAGCCCCAGGCACCAGGAGGCCCTGTCCCAGGACCCCACTATGACTATGGCCACGTCCGGCCTCACATGTTGGAGCCCTCAAGCTACGGCGTGCAGAGGAGTGCCTCCTTCCAGAACAAGATGCCGCCGCTGGCACCCGACAACTACGTCAACATGCAGGGGAAAGGGGTCATGGGCCAGAATGGGGGAGGGTACCCTCCTAACATGTACATACCGCCCCACCCCCAGCAGTCCAGCCCAACCTCACACCAGGTCCACATGATGTCCCGCTCACCCGGTGGAGCCGCCGCTGCCCTGGGGCCAGATTTCTCTGACCTGCTCACACCCTCTAGAGCCAGCCTTAACCTGGACCTGTACGAGCAGCACCAGCACCACTGGGCCGGTCCCCAGGGGCCTGAGGGGGCCCCTCCAGCCAGGCAGCCCCAGCCTCAGGGGCCCTTCCGGGGAGAGGTGCGGGTCCCCAGTAGGACCAACTCCTTCAACAACCGGTCAGTGCCCCCAAACAACGTCCGACCCACCCTGGTCACCCCAGCTCCTGGCAAGCAGGACCCGTCCCTGGGACAACCCAACACCATCACAGCAGTGACTTCGCCCCCCATCCAGCAGCCTGTGAAGAGCATCCGAGTAATGAGGCCCGAGCCGAAGACTGCTGTGGGGCCATGTCACCCTGGCTGGTTGGCTGCTCAGGAAGCATCTGAGCCCCTCGCCTACATGCCTGAAGAGGCCTACTCTCTGGAGCATGCCCAGGAGACCCGCTGTCCACCACCTCCCTACCCCAAAACCCTGCACATGTCTGGGGCTGCTTCAGAGGCAGGGCCCCTGGAGGGACCAGGAGGAGCTatgtgtggagccccagacctCAACACTCCTTCTAGGCCACATGGTGGTAGTGGAGGAGGAAAGGCAGAGGAGAGCCAGGTGAAAGAGAAGACCAAGTCTGGGAAAGGAGAGAAGGCAGTGAAAAACAAGAAGCAGATCCAGACATCGCCGGTGCCGGTGAGGAAGAATGGACGTGATCAGGAGAAGAGGGAGTCGCGCATTAAAAGCTACTCGCCCTTCGCCTTCAAGTTCTACATGGAGCAGCATGTGGAGAATGTGATGAAGACCCACCAGCAGAAACTGAACCGCAGGCTACAGCTAGAGCAGGAGATGTCcaag GCTGGCCTATCAGAGGCGGAGCAGGAGCAGATGAGGAAGATGCTTAACCAGAAGGAGTCCAACTACAACCGGCTGCGCCGTGCCAAGATGGACAAGGCCATGTTTATCAAGATCAAGACGTTGGGGATCGGGGCCTTCGGTGAGGTGTGCCTGACCCGCAAGGTGGACACGGGAGCCCTGTATGCCATGAAGACGCTGCGCAAGAAGGACGTGCTCAACCGCAACCAGGTGGCCCACGTCAAG GCTGAGCGTGACATCCTGGCGGAGGCAGACAACGAGTGGGTGGTGCGTCTGTACTACTCGTTCCAGGACCGGGATAGCCTCTACTTTGTCATGGACTACATCCCCGGAGGAGACATGATGAGCCTGCTGATCCGCATGGGCATCTTCCCCGAGCCGCTGGCATGCTTCTACGTGGCTGAGCTGACGCTGGCCATCGAGAGTGTCCACAAGATGGGCTTCATCCACCGCGACATCAAGCCGGACAACATCCTCATCGACCTGGACGGACACATCAAGTTGACCGACTTTGGCCTCTGCACTGGCTTCCGCTGGACGCACAACTCCAAGTACTATCAGAAAG ggagCCACATCAGACAGGACAGCATGGAGCCCAGTGACTTCTGGGACGACGTGTCCAACTGTCGTTGTGGCGACCGGCTGCAGACCCTAGAGCAGCGGGCGACACGGCAACACCAGCGCTGCCTGGCACACTCTCTGGTGGGCACGCCCAACTACATCGCCCCTGAGGTGTTGTTGCGCAAAG GGTACACCCAGCtgtgtgactggtggagtgtggGAGTGATCTTGTTTGAAATGCTGGTGGGACAGCCCCCCTTCCTGGCCCCGACACCCACCGAGACACAGATTAAG GTGATAAACTGGGAGAGCACGCTGCAGGTGCCTCCGCAGATCAAGCTCAGCCCCGAGGCTGTCGACATCATCGGCCGTCTCTGCTGCTCCCCAGAGGAACGTCTTGGGAGCAACGGCGCCGGCGAGATCAAAACTCATCCCTTCTTCGACCAGATGGACTTCTCCAGCAACCTGCGCACCCAGCCTGCCCCTTACCGGCCCAAGATTGCCCACCCCATGGACACTTCCAACTTCGACCCAGTGGAGGAGGATGGGGGTCCCGGGGCGTGGAGTGATAGCGGAGACAGCAACCGGGCCTGGGAGACCCTCTGCACCCCACACGGGAAACACCCGGAGCACGCCTTCTACGAGTTCACCTTCCGCAGGTTCTTTGATGACAACGGCTGCCCCTTCCGCTATCCCAAGCCCCCAGAGACCAGCCACAGCCAGGGGCCTCCCAGCAGCATGGGCcctgaggaagaagaggatgaggaggaggaagagcagggggAGGGCTGTGAGCCTGTGTATGTGTAG